A single genomic interval of Oenanthe melanoleuca isolate GR-GAL-2019-014 chromosome 13, OMel1.0, whole genome shotgun sequence harbors:
- the LOC130258881 gene encoding uncharacterized protein LOC130258881, whose amino-acid sequence MAPRIRLSLSKPLPTIRETHEEAMEDPSSNPKQSAAGSPDSYSSDDYIQSICHLARPTFPALLESRHKDRQTLKSLEEVSGSPSLVGAQQERSKCKLTNFISNVVPLGRVPPGETDFWSREDPLEQIYTNAGNLCSSKASSYGESVSYSQCNSSVPNGDLHPTNLEKKTTGKTSFPRVFSFPRLPSPRPVQKEAVCSELRYLRRDEGTVLGNIHSQKENGPVLINTEEPLAPSARGKVVGNPDLSCSGRQNLFNTAGIDEKEGRETSHCDKNVMGGVLTKQRYFESFQVPKKATIHNWISEHRCIWKEAKIKACLLPAIAEV is encoded by the coding sequence ATGGCACCCCGGATCAGACTGAGCCTTTCAAAACCTCTCCCAACCATACGGGAAACCCACGAGGAAGCGATGGAGGATCCCAGCAGCAACCCAAAGCAaagtgctgcaggcagcccagaCTCATACTCCAGTGATGACTACATCCAATCCATCTGCCACCTTGCCAGACccaccttcccagcccttcTGGAGAGCAGACATAAGGACAGACAGACCCTGAAGAGCCTTGAAGAGGTGTCAGGTTCTCCATCGCTTgtgggggcacagcaggaaaggTCAAAATGTAAACTGACCAATTTCATCTCAAATGTGGTGCCACTTGGAAGAGTCCCACCTGGAGAAACGGACTTTTGGTCCAGAGAGGACCCCCTGGAACAAATTTACACCAATGCAGGAAATCTTTGCTCCTCTAAGGCTTCTTCCTATGGTGAAAGTGTCAGTTACTCACAGTGCAACTCTTCTGTCCCAAATGGTGACCTCCATCCcacaaacctggaaaaaaaaaccacagggaaAACCAGTTTTCCACGAGTGTTCAGTTTTCCAAGGCTTCCCTCCCCAAGGCCAGTTCAGAAAGAAGCAGTATGCTCAGAGCTGAGGTATCTCAGAAGGGATGAGGGAACAGTTTTAGGGAATATCCACAGTCAGAAAGAAAATGGCCCTGTGTTGATTAACACTGAAGAGCCATTGGCACCCTCAGCCAGAGGGAAGGTGGTAGGAAACCCAGAcctgtcctgctctggcaggCAGAATTTGTTCAATACAGCAGGTATagatgaaaaagaaggaagagaaactTCTCACTGTGACAAAAATGTCATGGGTGGTGTTCTCACTAAGCAGAGATACTTCGAGTCTTTCCAGGTACCTAAAAAAGCCACTATCCATAATTGGATTTCAGAGCACAGATGCATCTGGAAAGAAGCAAAGATAAAAGCTTGTTTGCTCCCAGCCATTGCTGAAGTGTGA